TTCACTTTACATTTCCTTCTAGGACACAGTGGCCTCAGGGTCCCACTATCACACACAACTGCAACCTGAGGGTCCTCTCTGACTCATTCCTGACTTCCCCCCAGCCAACAAATCCTCTAGCTGGTCCTCCTTTGTGCATTTATGGATAATCCCCCTTCCACCCTCACCCCCATCCCCATCTTTTAACATGGAGCCACTGACCTAGTCAAGCTTTTATCACCTCCCATGTGGATTTGTTCCCCTGGATTCTAATCAAGCTGCCACCTGAATTGCCCACTGTAAATGTGTCCTCTGCAGGGTGGTAGTGCCATTTAAAAGGCCAGGGTTACCACTCACCCCTGAAGTAAGGCATTGTGGGGGTCTCTTGCTCTCAGCCTAGCTCCATCTTCTGTGACCTGGTTGGCCCATCCCTTCTGCATGGCCCCCTTCTTGTCCCTGCCTCTTTCACTTGACACCAGTTGCTCAAGACCATGGCTTCTTCCAAAGCCATGATCCGTTATCAACCGTCTCATACCCCACGACCTTTCCTCCCACTCCCTCTGCCCACTCCCGCCTTTCTTTGCCCAGCTGTTGACATCTCAGGCACCCTCGGCACTAAAGGTGtcccttccctttgctcctgCCACATCTCTGCCTtagacttaaaaattttatttcaagttgggtgttttcttgtgtgttttgttttttcctctcttcctgtctccACTGCTCCTAGGAGCAGGGCTGTGTTGTATTCATCTTTGGGTCCCTGGCACAGTGCCCAAAACCCAGGAGTAGTTCTCTAAAGGTTTTTGTATCTACCTGGAGGACAATGGTTGCCAAATATGATTAATAATACTAACCAACTGTGCTGAGTGATTTGCATGAATCTAAACTCCCAGTTTCTGATCAGCATTGTCCTACGGGATTTGCCGCAgtgttggaaatatttttcttctgtgttgtcCAGTAAGGTAGCCATATGTGGCTAGTGAAGACTGGAAGGGTGGTTAATGTGACCAAGGaactgactttatttatttatttattttcttagtagtagagttggaacccagggccttatgtgaGGCACATGTactaccaccgagctatatccctaacctttttattttaatttgaggccaaatctcactaaattgcccagactggactCAAACTTAAGATCTCCCTGCCTGAGCCTCtaaagtaactgggattacaggcatgtgccaccatgcctggcccaagGAATTGACTTTTTAAtggtatttaaattatttaagcttAAACTTAAATATCTGTAGGTGTCTAGAGGCTGCCATATTGGACCGTACGGTTTTTTACTTTTCCCAGTCCTTACTGAGCTCACAAGAACATCTGGTTACTCCCTACCTTGCTTAGGGTTTCACAGGGCAAAGCTTTGAGCAGAGGTATGCTAGGAATGTCTAACGACAACCCTCTGAAAAACTTTGCCTGTTTCCATTGTATGGTATTCCCATCATGCTTAGCATCCAGCTGCCCATGTGACATCCCTGGACACAGAGGTAGGGACAGATGCACATAGCACACCATCCTGTGGTATTTCCATGATGCAGGTACAGTAGATGGGAACTGCCCTGAGAGCAAAAGATCACAGTGAAATGtagtaaaataattaggaagtgatcagttttatttattgcccttgtttttaatataatttatttaattgttaCCTTATACTCTTTCATGTTCAAGAACAGCTGTGCTTAAAAACTAGTtcatagggctgggggtgtatgtagctcagtggtaatgagCTTGCCTAGCGTGTTCAacgccctgggtttggtccctatCACtgctaaacaacaacaacaaaacaaactgtccaaaaagaaaaatctctgaaaatttAACCAGTGTGAGCCTGCTGTAACACATTGCTGGTTCCtggtaatttctttaaaacaatcagaaatgagcctcagcaacttaataagatgctgtcttaaaataaaaaaaaataaaggactggggtcgtagctcagcagtaaagtgcccctggtctcaatctctagtaccacaaaaataaataaataaaatttctggcTGAGATGCCATGATCTTTCAGTAAATTAAATGTAGAATATCTTTTTAACCACAAGGGGGCACCATCAGATGAGCTTTAGATTCTAGGTAGTAGGATTTGGCGACAAGCTCTCTTGAGCTGGGGGGTCATTTTGAGATTTATGTTTGAATCTTTCCAGATACTGTAATCCTGGGAGGTCTTGTGGGAACTCAATTTCACGCAGTCCTTTACTTCACTACATAAACTCTGCACTGAGGGCTTTTGGTTTTTCAGTTACCAAATGGAAAGTTCCTTGCCAAGTACTCAGCTTGAGGAGGGAGAAGACCTAACAATATCTCAGACACTTGACATACTTCACCTCCTATAATCCTGAAATAATATCTTAGGGAAACAGGGTGGCTGCCAGGTCTGTGGATAATTCCTTATACGATAACCCTGAAGGGCTTCTCATTTGCATTGGGATAATTCATACTTTTTTAGTTCACATGAGGAGAGTTAAGAGTGTTTTGGGGGCAAATGACCTCTAAAAATTGGAGGGAACCTGCTTCAGTTAGGTGGGATAAGTAAAGAATCTAAGGGCTTTGGGTTTTGAGGGGTGGATCCATGTCTTCCCAGGTCTTACTTGGGAGTTTATGTCAGGGTGGGCCAGAGTGGACTCTGGCAGGTGGGGATGCCCTGGACCCTCGGAGAGCGACACAGTGGGTCTTACAGTCTAGTCTCTAAAGGGAGAGGGGTAGATAGACTTTTCTCAAAATGGTTTCTTCTTAATTCTTAACACTCTTGGTCTAGTCCACAGCCCTGGTCAGTGCTTATGCTGCTGTTCCAGGGACCAAACTTTGGGACGCTTTCCCTGCTCTAGGTGACAGCTTTCCTTAACAATGTTGGACTCACCATCTCCGCTGCCAGGTGAGTCCACTCAGAAAGAGGATGCTGATCAACAGGAAAACACAGCCGGCCACTGTCAACAGAGAGGGCATTCAGCAGGGTTGTGCTGGGGCAGGGTGTTGGGCCAGCAGAAGCTGGGTCCCCAAAACTGGGGAGAAGGTGCCCCAGTTGAGCAAGAGCCTCCTGAAGGCTGGGCACTGCAGTTTCTGCCCTCCCTTCTCAGAACACAGGTTCCACTCCTGCAGATTTCTTAGGAGGCTCAAGGTGGACAAGGGCCAGGTGGGCCTGGAAGGAGCGCCTCTAGGGAAAGGAACTGAGACTTCTCCTCTGGGGCAAACTGACAGACCAGCACTCAGAAGGGCTGAGATCAGGCCTCACCTAAGGAGGCTGCGAGTGAAGTCTGTGTCTGGTGAAAGAATCATTGAAACAGAAGATAAAGGAGAGGTTCATGGGTCACTCTTGAacctgttcatattttccagcTGCTGGTTTATGGAGGTTCTGGAGTTAGCCGTATTCAGTTGTCGAGGCAGAGGTAAACTCCAAAGCCTGTTTTTGCCTTCTACCAGGAACAACTGCAGTGTGTATGCAGCTGTTTTCTCTCCCTGGCCTCTCGCTGGCTCCTGGCATGGGGTTTTGCCCTTTCAGACCCCCTAAAGAGGAACAGGGTGGGCCTGGCTTGAGAATTAACTCACAGCCTACTATCCCTGATTCTTGGGTAATGTTAGTATCTGGATTTGCCTTTAACCTTATTAACATTACGTAGTGTGAGGAGAGGGTCATTTAAACCAGCCAATCAACCTGTCCATGTCTGGTGCATTTTGTCCACAAAGAAAATGACATGACCCACCTACTATCTGGTACTCCATTGTAAATATGAACGTCTCCATGGTTGTCGCTACTTCTGAGTGTTGTTGGAAATCTgtgaaaaaaggggtgggggagacaTTTGGTTGGTGGCAAGTAGAGCACTTCACCAGGCTGGGGAGCAGGGGGCGGATGCTTGGTCCCTCTGCCTGGAGACCTCGGCCCTGTGGTTCCTCTTTCTGACACCTGCTTTGGGGGTGTGCAGGTTGCTGAGGCGTGCCCCTGCtctggaggagaggggaggaagccAGGGTTGGCTTCTCCTGACCCTGCCCATCTGCCAGAGAGGCTTGCATCAGGTGGACTGTCTGCCCTTTCCTGATCGGGCTTTAATGGCCAAGCGTCTCTGCATACCTGTTGTGGTGATGGTGTGGGAAGCCTCACTCTCAGGAAGAGCATCTGTGCTTGCTTGAGTGTCCACTtcacctgagagagagagaaagtgttgCCTGCAGGGCCccaggtggggaggtgggagttGCCGCTCCTGCACCTGCGCCCCACAGCTGACCCCAGATGTGCCTGCTGAGGCATGACTCCTGGTGTGGCCACATCTCTGGGGATGGCACACCACACAGTTTCACATCAGGGTCACTGGGAAGCAGGTAAGTGGCTGCAGCAGAGCAGGTGATGGACAGCAGATCCTGGCTATCCGTGGAACTGCGAGCAGCGACTTCTCCCCAGTCTCCCGGTTCAGCCTTGGCTTCCACCTTTGACTCGGAAATGGGTGATAATAACACAAGCACTGTGAACCATCGAATGGAGGGGAAATGCACACAGTGATAGCTTTCCTCTTTGACAggtcctcctttccttcccagtGTCATTGTTCCAGGTTGGGGTCAGTTATTCAGACCCTGCTGCAGGAAATAATGGGCATGCTCTGGCCGTCAGGGTGGCTCAAGGGAAGCAGGCCGTGGGAAAGAAAGAGCAACCCCAGAAAACCCCGGAGGAAGTCATGGGGCACGAGAAACCGTGGTGAGCAAAGAAACCAGGAACTCTCATGGGTGAATGTGGAAGGAGTCAGATTTCAGAACACATAGCTGAAGACCTCAGGTTAGGCAGGTGGAACGTGTGCAAGAGCGTGCATGCACATGCTCTCGCTTGAGCGCACCCCTTCTCTGCACATTTGCACTTTTATCAAAGCTCAGGTGGGGACTTACACAGGAAGGAGCCTGGTAACATGGAGCACTTGCCAAATGACAGATTTACATCATAAATCAGTGAAAGGAAAACGCACGTGGGCGGCAGGTTGAGGTTTGGGTAGCTTGGGGAAGTAGTGGACTTTCAGGATCAGCTAGACAAAGGGCAGCATTATTGCCCTGAGCCGCATCCCCCTGCTTCGGGACGCTTGAGAGAACTTCTTCTTCCATCTCTGACTGTTCATCCCCACCCTGGGCACAGGGCCACCCGAGGCAAAGGGGCCTTCAAgatctcattctcttttttagAATGAgtagaaactgaggcccagggcttCAAGGGGTTTACCCAAGGTCACGTGGCAGGTCAAGTCAGGAATCCCACCCTGGTCAGCCAGAGGGAGAGAGCAAGGGAGTGGACCCAAGAGAGGAGCCACCTACCTGAAAACGGATGGGGCTCGTTTTCATCCAGGCACGTGAGATGGGGTTGGGTCCACCTCGTCTTTCCACCGATCATTTTGCAGACGCTTTTGAAAGGGCCACTCCGTAGGGCCTTGTACCCCTGGATGCACTGGTAGTAAAGTGCCTGCCCCACCATGAAATGATAAGTTCTCTTTGTGTCTTCATGTTCCCACGCAGGGGGCTCTCTGCATTGACCTGGAAGAGAGACGGTTGGTTCTCAAGGCAAGTTGGGGAAAGCATTGCAAATACATCCAGGTGGCCTCTTGCTAGAGACTGGGACTTggtgctttttcttttgtttgtttgtttcaatcaACCAGCAGGGATTGAAAATGTCCCTATGTCGGGAACCTTGCTAGGCACTGTGGGGTGGCCCAGAGACCCAGTCACTCCTGCAAGGGTTGGACAGTCCATAGGGTAAGAACTATGAAGGCAGAGGGTGGTAAGGACCGTAGACATGCAGCAGACTCTTGTTGGGGACACAGGGGAATGAGTCATTTATTCTGACTGATGCGAACCCAGATGAGGAAGTGTCTGAACCGGTTCCTGGAAGGTAGCGAGGACTTTGAGAAGTAGAAGGGATGGAAAGGACACACTTAGCTCAGAGGTCAGGGCAGGCTGAACCCAAGGTAGAGACACCTTGGATTTCTGCTGAAGAAGTAAGGAAATACATCCCTGAATGCCAGCTGGTGACCAGGGAAAAAGCCAAAGGCCAGGAGGAACGGAGAGAATCTCAAAAAAATGGAGCATAAACCCTGATCAAACCATGCTTGCAGCTTGACCCACATGAATCCTATTGAGACTTCTAAGATCCCCTACGCCCACTTTATATACACTGCTACAACCCAGGACTGGTTGGCCTTTGACCTCAGAGATCACATTCTGTTCTGATTTAATCTCAGAATTCCACATCCACTGTCCTCAGACTGATCATAAAGAACTGTGTGTACCTTCTAACCCAAGACTATGAAACTTCACATGTCATGAACTTCCAGATGCTCCATAAGCCTCAGTACCCCAAGTACCCTAGATAAGTCCTCCGATACTGCAAGAAGCCGAATGACCCTGTCCCCAGCTGACTTCTGACCTTGCAAATCTTGACTAAACTTGAGTTTTAATCTCAGAATAAAATGTTCCTTAAAGGACAATAAAATCCATCACTGTCTGAGCCTGTTTGAATTGTGTTTGCttctttcaaatgaaaacatGCGAACTATGACATTCATGAAGCATCCCTCTGCCAGAGCCAGCTGGTTGTCTCTTGCGTAAGGACAACCCACACTGACTTCTGAAACCATTCAATAATTGTGCGGGCAACATGGGGGAAGTAGAACAAAGCACACATTCGATGTGTTTGGAAACCGCAGTGCAGCCCAAAGTCAGAGAGCAAAGGGAAAAACCACCATGGTGCATCAGTGTCCCTAGACTGGCCTCCCTTCCCCCATAATGGAagcaataaacaaattcagtcatttaaaataagTAGTCAGTAGAAAGACCCCTCATCTAATCCAGGAGACCTGGGATCTTACTCCAGTCCTATTATGTGAGCACTTTTCACTTCTTGTTGCCTCCATTTCTTTAGTAAATTGAAGAAATACTTTCTGCTCTCTGACTCACCAGGCTGTGAGGCTCAGATGAGATTATACACAATATGGGAAGGTTCTTTGTAGGGCTATAAAATGAGCAGAGGACAAATGGGTCTTTGTGTGGCAAAGCTCAGGTGTTCCTAGTGGGCTCCATTTCCAGGCATCATGCCTTCATGGAAGCATATTCACTTGGCAGGCTGAGCTCACTCATCTCCTGCTCATTAGCGAGGAGAGGCTCCTCTGGAGCCTGTAAGCATCATCAGGATAGCACAGCACATTCTATAACTCCATCCTGTAAGAAACACCTGgacaaaaattgttttgtttgtaaTTCATCATCTTGTACTTAAGAGAAAACCAGAGGATTTCCTGGAGGGCAGGAACTGTTGTCTCACTCATGTTTGGGCCTTCTGTtggcagtgcctggcacacagttaGTCCCAACACGTGCTTTTGAATTGGATTGAATTGAACCTAGTACAGTTCTATTTGGCCAGTTCCCAAATCACAGCCCAGGTTGGCTGCTGTAAGGGCGGCCTGAGATGCTGAGCACACAGCCTGCCAATGTTAAGTGAAGGTTCTTGTCCAAATGATGTCCTGAGAAGAGAAAGACATGCACACACTTATGGACAGTGGGTGGGACTTAATTCCCTCCTTTCGGGAAACATGTCATTCCCAGGCAAGAGAAGGTCAGCTCCCAAGAGTCGGCTAGACAGTTGCTCAGATGCATCGCTTACCTGGAAGGTTCACTTGGTCCACAGGCTGAAATTGGCTTTGCATTTCTgtgtttttcccttctttctgttcttcaggtTGAGGAGTAACTTGTTTCCCTGTGTTCCCAGGGTCTAGAAGATATGAGATGAGTACAGCAAACAGCTTCACAAATACTTAAAATAGAACCCACAGGCACCTCTCGGTGCCTGTGATGCGTTCAGCAATATCTTGGTGCTGGTGTTGCATAGATGAGCCAGGGCAAGCCCTCCCTTGGGTAGGCCGGGCTGTAGCTGGCCCTGCGGGAGCCTCTACATATTCATGTACGTAATGACAAGGCCTACAACATGTTCCTGGAACAAATCAAGGGTTTTCTGGTGGATAATCCTTTTTGTTCATGTGTGTCTCACTAAAAGGGATCCTTTCTTGCTATTGGGTCTGTCAACGTTGTAcataggtgttatggtttggatgtgaggtgtcccccaaaagctcatgtgtgagacaacgtaagaaggttcagagaagaaatgattgtgttttgagagtcttaacctaatcggtgaattaatcccagatgtgatcaattgaagtggtagggtgtggctggaggaggtgggaattggggtgtagctttggggtagatattttgtatctggagagtggagtctctctctgcttcctgatgatgtgagctccttccctctgccacactcttccaccatgatgttctgcctcacctcgaaccccaaggaatggagctggccttctatggactaagacctctgaaactgtgagccctcaaataaacttgttctcctttaaaattgttctggtcttGCATGGGAATGGCCACTCCGACATGCCATTGTGCATACCCttgtagtcacagcagtgaaatggCTAAGACATTGGGTATGCGTGATGGTATGTGGGAGTGGCCTGACTCCACCACCCAGTGAACCCTTCATTCCCCTAGCGCAATTCAAATCCTTACGATTGGACAGGTGCAATCTTAAAGCAATGGCAAGAAGACTCCTCCTATAACACCCCTCCCTGTCGTGAAGAGTTTGGCAAAGGAGTTGCACAGGAGCACCCCAATGAGGTGGGGGTCAGGACTCCAGCttagaatgaggcagacatctGCTGGGAAACCAGGAGGTGCTTCAACA
This genomic stretch from Sciurus carolinensis chromosome 12, mSciCar1.2, whole genome shotgun sequence harbors:
- the Il2ra gene encoding interleukin-2 receptor subunit alpha isoform X1, with translation MEPNLLMWGLFIFIMVPGSVTEFCDNEPLEIRFATFKALAYVNGTMLTCECKRGFRRIQNGSPYMLCTGNSSWENKCQCVSSYPGNTGKQVTPQPEEQKEGKNTEMQSQFQPVDQVNLPGQCREPPAWEHEDTKRTYHFMVGQALYYQCIQGYKALRSGPFKSVCKMIGGKTRWTQPHLTCLDENEPHPFSGEVDTQASTDALPESEASHTITTTDFQQHSEVATTMETFIFTMEYQIVVAGCVFLLISILFLSGLTWQRRWKKSRRTI
- the Il2ra gene encoding interleukin-2 receptor subunit alpha isoform X2, whose protein sequence is MLTCECKRGFRRIQNGSPYMLCTGNSSWENKCQCVSSYPGNTGKQVTPQPEEQKEGKNTEMQSQFQPVDQVNLPGQCREPPAWEHEDTKRTYHFMVGQALYYQCIQGYKALRSGPFKSVCKMIGGKTRWTQPHLTCLDENEPHPFSGEVDTQASTDALPESEASHTITTTDFQQHSEVATTMETFIFTMEYQIVVAGCVFLLISILFLSGLTWQRRWKKSRRTI